A region of Haladaptatus caseinilyticus DNA encodes the following proteins:
- a CDS encoding GntP family permease, which produces MAIEFAQSPLLTFVVGLVLVVLLLVVWDLPAFVGLAIAAFGVGLLNAVFVADFTFGDAATKTAAAFGDGMTGIGIPILMASVIGKSMLESGSAQRIVRAFQSAVGKGNSDIALWGSSTILAIPVFFDSVFYLLAPLARSMRARVGKNYALYLIAVGAGASVAHVFIPPTPGPLAVSDQLGIANLGLTILIGIIVAIPSAIMGGLVYGRWINKRITIPLRDAMGTTTEELEERANRDTKDLPGVLEASMPIFLAIGLVASYTIVDTFKDPYPVLADLQPVVAFIGDKNVALTIAAIAAAYTYLRWSDLSRSLWEEELTEALKSGGNIAAITAMGGAFGALLAASGIGSYIADHLQGIGIGLLVTAWLIAAIVRVAQGSATAAMLTAAGIMAPLTGQLSVSPVYMVMAIGAGGNICSWYNDSGFWLVKEIGGLTQAETLKTWTMLTTIISITGLVTVLILSSLIPLA; this is translated from the coding sequence ATGGCAATTGAATTCGCACAGAGTCCGCTGCTGACGTTCGTAGTCGGACTTGTATTGGTCGTTCTCCTGTTAGTCGTTTGGGATCTTCCAGCATTCGTCGGGCTAGCTATCGCCGCGTTCGGTGTCGGTTTGCTCAACGCGGTGTTTGTCGCGGACTTTACGTTCGGCGACGCGGCGACGAAAACGGCGGCGGCGTTCGGGGATGGTATGACGGGAATCGGTATCCCGATTCTGATGGCATCGGTAATCGGGAAATCGATGCTCGAAAGCGGGTCCGCACAGCGTATCGTCCGGGCGTTTCAATCGGCCGTCGGAAAAGGGAACTCCGACATCGCCCTGTGGGGAAGCAGTACCATCCTCGCGATACCGGTGTTCTTCGATAGCGTGTTCTACCTCCTGGCACCGCTTGCACGTTCGATGCGTGCTCGCGTGGGCAAGAACTACGCGCTATACCTCATCGCCGTCGGGGCAGGTGCATCGGTAGCCCACGTATTCATCCCACCGACGCCGGGACCCTTGGCAGTTTCCGATCAACTCGGAATCGCCAACCTCGGGCTAACCATCCTCATCGGTATCATCGTTGCCATCCCCTCGGCAATCATGGGCGGGCTCGTGTACGGTCGCTGGATTAACAAGCGAATCACCATTCCGCTTCGGGATGCGATGGGAACGACGACGGAAGAACTCGAAGAGCGTGCAAACCGAGATACCAAGGACCTTCCCGGCGTTCTCGAAGCTTCCATGCCGATTTTCCTCGCTATCGGGCTGGTCGCTTCGTACACAATAGTCGATACGTTCAAGGATCCGTATCCGGTCCTCGCAGATTTGCAACCGGTGGTCGCCTTCATCGGGGACAAAAACGTCGCGCTGACGATCGCCGCCATCGCGGCGGCGTACACGTACCTCCGCTGGTCCGACCTCTCGCGGTCGCTCTGGGAAGAGGAACTCACAGAGGCACTGAAGAGTGGTGGTAACATCGCCGCCATCACCGCGATGGGTGGCGCGTTCGGGGCACTTCTGGCCGCGTCCGGAATCGGATCGTACATCGCGGATCATCTCCAGGGTATCGGTATCGGTCTGCTCGTGACCGCGTGGCTCATCGCCGCTATCGTTCGGGTCGCACAGGGCTCGGCGACGGCTGCCATGCTCACGGCTGCGGGAATCATGGCACCGCTGACCGGTCAGTTATCGGTTAGTCCGGTATACATGGTGATGGCAATCGGAGCGGGCGGAAACATCTGTTCGTGGTACAACGACTCCGGGTTCTGGCTCGTCAAGGAGATCGGAGGACTCACGCAAGCGGAAACCTTGAAGACGTGGACGATGCTGACGACCATCATCTCCATTACGGGCCTCGTGACGGTACTCATTCTCTCCTCGCTCATCCCGTTGGCGTAG